The Opitutus sp. ER46 genome contains the following window.
CGTAGTTCGTCGTCCGGAGCCGCTGGAGGATGTGCTCGCTGTGCAGCGCCTTGTCGTCGGGCAGATCAAACACGAAGGTGCGCTTCCGCCGCACGTGATAGTGACGCACGGCCGAGTACGGACACCCGGCCTCCGCGGGACAGCCGTCGGTGCAACGTTCGGTGCTGCCGGCCGGCGCGTTTTCCTTCCGGAACCACTTGAGGTCGCCGAACGCCTGGATCTTCCGCGACGGCGAATCCACCAGCCAGCGGATGATGTCCAGGTCGTGGCAGGACTTCGCGAGGATGATGGGCGTCGTCTCGCGGCTGTTGTGCCAGTTGCCGCGCACGTACGAATGGGCCATGTGCGTGTGCTCGATCGGCTCCATGTGCTGGAGGCTGATGACTTGGCCGATCGCGCCGCTGCGGATGAGTTCGCGCAGGCGGATAAAGTACGGGGCGTAACGGAGCACGTGACACACGCCGACGATGCGGCCGGTCTCGTTCGCCAGGCGTAGGATGTCGCGGCACTCCTGCTCGGTCGGCGCAATCGGCTTCTCCAGCAACACGTCGTAACCGGCCGCCAGCGCCTTCATGCAGGGACCGTAGTGCAGGTTGTCCGGCGTCGTGATGATGATGGCGTCGGCAAACTTCGGCCGGGTAAAGACGTCCTCCCAGGTATTGAACCGCTGGTTCGCCGGGATGCTGTGGGTCTTGGCGTACCGCTCGTTGCGGAGCGCAATCGGCTCGGCGACACCCACGATTTTCAACTGCTCCGGATACTTGGCGGCGAAACCGCCGTACACATTGCCGCGACTGCCCGCCCCGAGGGTGATCGCCGTGACCGCCCGCCCGCCCATCGGCGCCGGGTTCGGCAGGAGAATCGGACGCCCGGCGTCATCCGCGGCGGAGGCGAACCGCGGCAGCGCGGTAGCACCGGCGGCGAGGCCGAGAATCTTGAGCAGGTCACGTCGGGACAGAGGACGGTATTCGGGGGTCATTTGAGAGAAGCGATGGGTCGAGCGTGGTTGATCTGAGGGACGATGTCAGGCCTTCGCAGGTGCTCACTGGGATCCCGAAGACGGCGGCGCCAG
Protein-coding sequences here:
- a CDS encoding Gfo/Idh/MocA family oxidoreductase, whose product is MTPEYRPLSRRDLLKILGLAAGATALPRFASAADDAGRPILLPNPAPMGGRAVTAITLGAGSRGNVYGGFAAKYPEQLKIVGVAEPIALRNERYAKTHSIPANQRFNTWEDVFTRPKFADAIIITTPDNLHYGPCMKALAAGYDVLLEKPIAPTEQECRDILRLANETGRIVGVCHVLRYAPYFIRLRELIRSGAIGQVISLQHMEPIEHTHMAHSYVRGNWHNSRETTPIILAKSCHDLDIIRWLVDSPSRKIQAFGDLKWFRKENAPAGSTERCTDGCPAEAGCPYSAVRHYHVRRKRTFVFDLPDDKALHSEHILQRLRTTNYGRCVYRMDNDQPDHYVTNIQFANGVTSSFSMEAFTSYAGRQTRVMGSHGDIVGDMQRFTLTNFVTGKKEEFSQTTDGHGGGDWRLASAWVQAVSRHDPSYLSSSLEASIESHIMGFMAERSRLENRVVDVVMS